The Phoenix dactylifera cultivar Barhee BC4 unplaced genomic scaffold, palm_55x_up_171113_PBpolish2nd_filt_p 000241F, whole genome shotgun sequence genome has a window encoding:
- the LOC120105247 gene encoding trans-resveratrol di-O-methyltransferase-like — translation MAFEATADELLQAQAHVFHHALAHVGSMGLKCAIQLGIPDAIHARGRPLTITELASFLPVAPTKSPALRRLMRMLAHTGFFSVQKDPNGSDEHAYSLTPNSKILLKDSPTSLASSVLFCLDSTLLAPFHFLAPWLQADQPDIPFEMSYGKPVFEMTGDDPALNRLFNEAMASDSRLAMKSVVARCKDAFQGVSSLVDVGGGDGTSARAIAEAFPSIKRIIVYDLPHVIATVPKSPRVEAIAGNMFEHIPPAQAAFLKLILHDWTDEQCVKILKLCKEAIPEREDGGKVLILDIVMNASSENSATMTELQLFCDIDMLCITAGKERQEHEWRKIFFAAGFTNYKISSLGTRSLIEVFP, via the exons ATGGCGTTCGAAGCCACCGCCGACGAGCTTTTGCAAGCCCAAGCCCACGTCTTCCACCACGCTCTCGCCCACGTCGGCTCCATGGGCCTCAAGTGCGCGATCCAATTGGGCATCCCCGACGCCATCCACGCCCGGGGCCGGCCCCTCACCATCACCGAGCTCGCCTCCTTCCTCCCCGTCGCCCCCACCAAATCCCCTGCCCTCCGCCGTCTCATGCGCATGCTCGCCCACACGGGCTTTTTCTCCGTCCAAAAGGATCCCAACGGGTCGGACGAGCACGCTTACTCCCTCACCCCCAACTCCAAAATCCTCCTCAAGGACAGCCCCACCAGCCTCGCCTCCTCTGTCCTTTTCTGCCTGGACTCCACCCTCTTGGCGCCGTTCCACTTCCTGGCCCCCTGGTTGCAGGCGGATCAGCCCGACATCCCCTTCGAGATGAGCTACGGCAAGCCGGTTTTCGAGATGACCGGCGACGACCCCGCGCTCAACCGCCTCTTCAACGAGGCGATGGCCAGCGACTCGCGCCTCGCCATGAAGTCGGTGGTCGCCCGCTGCAAAGACGCGTTCCAGGGAGTCTCGTCTCTCGTCGATGTCGGCGGGGGCGACGGGACGTCGGCGAGGGCGATCGCCGAGGCCTTCCCGAGCATAAAGCGCATCATCGTCTATGACCTCCCTCATGTGATTGCTACTGTGCCCAAAAGTCCACGGGTCGAAGCTATCGCTGGGAACATGTTCGAACACATTCCACCAGCTCAAGCAGCGTTTCTCAAG CTGATTTTGCATGACTGGACTGACGAGCAGTGCGTGAAGATACTGAAGCTGTGCAAGGAAGCAATTCCTGAGAGAGAAGATGGAGGAAAAGTGCTGATTTTGGATATAGTTATGAACGCTAGCAGTGAAAATAGTGCCACGATGACAGAGTTGCAGCTTTTCTGCGATATTGATATGCTTTGCATCACAGCAGGAAAGGAGCGACAGGAGCATGAATGGAGGAAAATTTTCTTCGCAGCAGGTTTCACAAATTACAAGATCAGCTCGTTGGGTACTCGCTCCTTGATCGAGGTCTTCCCTTGA